One Candidatus Poribacteria bacterium genomic window carries:
- the queC gene encoding 7-cyano-7-deazaguanine synthase QueC — translation MRSVVLLSGGLDSTVSFRWAYLETELALALTFDYGQRSVRKEVEAAGCICRKHGVEHKVVKLEWLAEITRTALVRRKEELPQLLPSQLDDRDITERSARAVWVPNRNGVFINVAASFAESLECDLIVVGFNAEEMRTFPDNTPQFVKAVNRSLSFSTLTGVRVISPTQDLTKVEIVRMGRKIGAPLEMVWSCYEGGEEHCWRCESCLRLKRALVEAGSWGWFLERRKSS, via the coding sequence ATGAGATCAGTCGTTCTCCTTTCGGGCGGATTGGACTCAACCGTCAGCTTCAGATGGGCCTATCTGGAGACGGAACTGGCACTTGCTCTGACCTTCGACTACGGGCAGAGATCGGTCCGAAAGGAGGTAGAGGCTGCCGGATGCATCTGCAGGAAACATGGTGTGGAACATAAGGTCGTGAAACTCGAATGGCTTGCCGAGATCACGCGCACCGCTCTCGTACGGAGGAAGGAGGAGCTACCCCAGCTCCTCCCCTCACAGCTCGACGATCGAGATATCACGGAGCGTTCCGCAAGGGCAGTCTGGGTGCCGAACAGGAATGGGGTGTTCATCAACGTCGCTGCCTCCTTCGCCGAGAGTCTAGAATGTGACCTGATCGTCGTCGGGTTTAACGCTGAGGAGATGCGAACCTTCCCAGATAACACCCCTCAATTCGTCAAGGCGGTCAACCGAAGCTTGAGCTTCTCTACCCTCACAGGCGTAAGGGTCATCAGTCCTACTCAGGATCTGACCAAGGTGGAGATCGTCCGTATGGGCAGGAAGATCGGAGCGCCATTGGAAATGGTATGGAGCTGCTATGAGGGAGGAGAGGAACATTGCTGGCGATGTGAATCGTGCCTAAGGCTCAAACGTGCGCTTGTGGAAGCTGGGAGCTGGGGGTGGTTCCTAGAAAGGAGGAAAAGCAGCTAA